From Providencia sp. R33, a single genomic window includes:
- the recJ gene encoding single-stranded-DNA-specific exonuclease RecJ yields MNVETFLRQRQVEGESAQLSGLPELLQRIYLHRGITDLAQLERKATNLLDYRSLSGIENALVLLYRALTEHESITIVGDFDADGATSTALAIRALKSMGYVNLNYIVPNRFENGYGLTPLVVEEAHKRGANLIITVDNGISSHEGVVVAKQYGINVIITDHHLPGETLPEADAIINPNLNECRFGSKSLAGVGVTFYLMSALRAHLRQKEWFTQQGLSEPNLAEYLDLVALGTVADVVPLDSNNRILVHQGLNRVRAGRCCAGIKALIEVSKRDLSRLVANDFGFALGPRLNAAGRLDDMSVSIELLLTDDMAYARELANELDGLNQTRRDIEQGMQQEASVLFNKLEYSDNQLPNGLAIYHPEWHQGVVGILASRIKEQFHRPVIAFAPAGDGVLKGSGRSVQGLHMRDALERLNTLQPGLMQKFGGHAMAAGLTLDENKFADFKHHFELLMGELIKPEQLAGVVWSDGELSRNEFCLETAELIRESGPWGQAFPEPVFDGHFQLLQQRLVGERHLKLMLEPVNGGPMLDAIMFNIDVRRWPDNSIKKAKIAFKLDVNEYRGQRSVQLMVEHIWPD; encoded by the coding sequence GTGAATGTAGAAACTTTTTTACGACAACGGCAAGTTGAAGGCGAATCAGCGCAACTTTCTGGGCTTCCTGAATTATTGCAGCGTATTTACCTGCATCGTGGTATTACGGATTTGGCTCAGCTAGAGCGCAAAGCCACAAATTTGTTGGATTATCGTTCGTTATCAGGCATTGAAAATGCACTTGTCTTGCTTTACCGCGCACTGACGGAGCACGAATCCATTACTATTGTTGGGGATTTTGATGCGGATGGCGCAACAAGCACTGCACTAGCAATTCGAGCCTTAAAATCGATGGGGTATGTGAACTTAAATTATATCGTACCCAATCGTTTTGAAAATGGTTATGGATTGACGCCGTTGGTGGTTGAAGAAGCACATAAGCGAGGGGCAAATTTAATTATCACGGTGGATAATGGTATTTCATCTCATGAAGGCGTGGTAGTTGCGAAGCAATATGGTATCAATGTCATTATTACCGACCACCATTTGCCCGGTGAAACATTACCTGAAGCTGATGCGATCATTAACCCAAATCTCAATGAGTGCCGCTTTGGCTCAAAATCATTAGCGGGTGTTGGGGTGACATTTTATTTAATGTCAGCGCTGCGCGCACATTTACGTCAAAAAGAATGGTTTACCCAGCAAGGGTTAAGCGAGCCTAATTTAGCTGAATACCTTGATTTAGTTGCATTAGGTACGGTAGCCGATGTTGTACCGCTTGATTCCAATAATCGAATATTAGTTCATCAAGGCTTAAACCGCGTTAGAGCAGGGCGTTGCTGCGCAGGCATTAAGGCACTCATTGAGGTGTCAAAACGTGATTTATCGAGACTTGTTGCCAATGATTTTGGTTTTGCACTTGGCCCACGGCTAAATGCGGCGGGGCGGTTGGATGATATGTCAGTGAGTATTGAATTATTGCTCACTGATGATATGGCCTATGCGAGGGAGCTTGCTAACGAGTTAGATGGGTTAAACCAAACTCGCCGCGATATTGAGCAGGGGATGCAGCAAGAAGCATCAGTTCTCTTTAACAAGCTTGAGTATAGTGATAATCAACTACCAAATGGTCTCGCTATTTATCACCCAGAATGGCACCAAGGGGTTGTTGGGATTTTAGCATCGCGAATTAAAGAGCAGTTTCATCGCCCTGTTATCGCTTTTGCACCTGCAGGGGATGGTGTACTGAAAGGTTCAGGGCGCTCAGTCCAAGGTCTGCATATGCGTGATGCACTTGAACGTTTAAATACCCTGCAACCTGGTTTGATGCAAAAATTTGGTGGCCATGCAATGGCGGCGGGGTTGACCTTAGACGAAAATAAATTTGCGGATTTTAAACATCACTTTGAGCTTTTAATGGGGGAACTCATTAAACCTGAGCAACTGGCGGGTGTTGTTTGGAGTGATGGCGAGCTTTCACGAAATGAATTTTGCTTAGAAACGGCAGAGTTAATTCGAGAAAGTGGCCCATGGGGGCAAGCTTTCCCTGAACCTGTATTTGATGGCCATTTTCAGCTATTACAGCAACGTTTAGTGGGTGAACGTCATCTTAAATTGATGTTAGAGCCAGTGAATGGTGGCCCGATGCTCGATGCTATCATGTTTAATATTGATGTGCGCAGATGGCCGGATAACAGTATTAAAAAAGCTAAAATTGCGTTTAAACTCGACGTAAATGAATATCGTGGGCAACGAAGCGTACAATTAATGGTTGAACATATTTGGCCTGACTAA
- the xerD gene encoding site-specific tyrosine recombinase XerD, which yields METKHLNPLIEQFLDTIWLEQDLAENTLASYRNDLQSLDKWLDARHLHLESVQSIDLQSFLAERIDGGYKAASSARLLSAMRRLFQYLYREKRRADDPSAVIAAPKIPQRLPKDLSERQVDDLLNAPATEDSLELRDKAMLEVLYACGLRVSELIGLTFSDISLRQGVIRVVGKGDKERLIPLGEEAIYWLEKYIDEGRPDLLNGKTSDILFPSKRGTKMTRQTFWHRIKYYAVLAQIDTELLSPHVLRHAFATHLLNHGADLRVVQMLLGHSDLSTTQIYTHVATERLRALHEQHHPRG from the coding sequence GTGGAAACAAAACACCTTAATCCATTAATTGAGCAATTTCTTGATACGATTTGGCTTGAGCAAGATTTGGCAGAGAATACATTAGCCTCATATCGTAATGACCTTCAGTCGCTAGATAAGTGGCTTGATGCACGTCATTTACATTTAGAAAGTGTTCAATCAATTGATTTGCAATCTTTTCTCGCTGAACGTATAGATGGTGGTTATAAGGCTGCAAGTTCAGCACGTCTATTGAGCGCGATGCGCCGTTTATTCCAATATTTATATCGAGAGAAACGACGGGCGGATGACCCTTCAGCCGTCATCGCAGCACCTAAAATACCGCAGCGATTACCAAAAGACCTTAGTGAACGGCAAGTCGATGATTTATTAAATGCGCCTGCAACGGAAGACTCCCTCGAGTTGCGGGACAAAGCTATGTTAGAAGTTTTATACGCTTGTGGTCTACGTGTGTCTGAACTGATTGGCTTAACGTTTTCTGACATCAGCTTGCGCCAAGGCGTTATTCGAGTTGTCGGGAAAGGCGATAAAGAAAGATTGATTCCCTTGGGGGAAGAGGCAATATACTGGCTGGAAAAATACATTGACGAAGGCCGCCCTGACTTATTAAATGGCAAAACCAGTGATATTTTATTCCCAAGTAAACGTGGAACAAAAATGACACGGCAAACATTTTGGCATCGAATAAAATACTACGCGGTGCTGGCACAAATTGATACTGAATTGCTCTCTCCGCACGTCCTTAGACATGCCTTTGCAACGCATTTATTGAACCATGGAGCTGATTTACGTGTCGTACAGATGCTACTAGGTCATAGCGATTTATCAACAACGCAAATTTATACTCATGTTGCGACGGAACGGTTACGCGCGCTACATGAACAACATCATCCAAGAGGATGA
- the prfB gene encoding peptide chain release factor 2 (programmed frameshift) gives MTFEINPVKSKIQDLSDRTSVLRGYLDYDAKKERLEEVNAELEQPDVWNEPERAQALGKERSSLEAIVETIDQLTQGLEDVEGLLELAVEADDEDTFNEAGAELEQLQGKLEQLEFRRMFSGEYDSADCYIDLQAGSGGTEAQDWASMLLRMYLRWAESKGFKTEIIEESDGDVAGLKSATVKIIGDYAYGWLRTETGVHRLVRKSPFDSGGRRHTSFSSAFIYPEVDDDIDIEINPADLRIDVYRASGAGGQHVNKTESAVRITHIPTNIVTQCQNDRSQHKNKDQAMRQLKAKLYELEIQKKNADKQAMEENKSDIGWGSQIRSYVLDDARIKDLRTGVETRNTQAVLDGDLDKFIEASLKAGL, from the exons ATGACGTTTGAAATAAACCCAGTAAAAAGTAAGATTCAGGACCTGTCTGATCGGACATCGGTTCTGAGGGGGTATCTT GACTATGATGCCAAGAAAGAACGCTTAGAAGAAGTCAACGCAGAACTAGAGCAACCTGATGTCTGGAATGAGCCCGAAAGAGCGCAAGCACTTGGTAAAGAACGCTCATCCCTTGAAGCGATTGTTGAAACAATCGATCAGCTAACACAAGGCCTTGAAGATGTTGAAGGTTTATTAGAGCTGGCGGTTGAGGCTGACGATGAAGACACTTTCAATGAAGCGGGTGCGGAGCTTGAACAACTGCAAGGCAAATTAGAACAACTGGAATTTCGCCGCATGTTTTCGGGTGAATATGACAGTGCTGATTGCTATATTGACTTACAAGCGGGTTCTGGCGGTACTGAAGCTCAAGATTGGGCGAGTATGTTATTACGTATGTATTTGCGCTGGGCGGAGTCAAAGGGCTTTAAAACCGAGATTATTGAAGAATCTGATGGTGATGTCGCGGGTCTAAAATCAGCGACAGTGAAAATTATCGGTGACTACGCTTACGGCTGGTTAAGAACGGAAACAGGTGTTCACCGTTTAGTTCGTAAGAGTCCATTTGACTCTGGCGGGCGTCGTCATACTTCGTTTAGTTCAGCCTTTATTTACCCAGAAGTTGATGACGATATTGATATCGAAATTAACCCTGCGGATTTACGTATTGATGTGTACCGTGCTTCAGGTGCAGGTGGTCAGCACGTAAACAAAACGGAATCAGCGGTACGTATTACACATATTCCAACTAATATTGTGACGCAGTGCCAGAACGACCGTTCGCAGCATAAAAATAAAGACCAAGCGATGCGCCAGTTAAAAGCAAAGCTATATGAACTGGAAATACAAAAGAAAAATGCAGACAAGCAAGCGATGGAAGAGAACAAATCAGATATTGGCTGGGGAAGCCAGATTCGTTCTTATGTCCTTGATGATGCAAGAATAAAAGATTTACGTACTGGTGTGGAAACGCGTAACACGCAAGCCGTGCTGGATGGTGATTTGGATAAATTCATTGAAGCTAGTTTAAAAGCTGGCCTGTGA
- the dsbC gene encoding bifunctional protein-disulfide isomerase/oxidoreductase DsbC — translation MKRKLLLLAAACFAAITASAYSATEEKVIRDTLAKYDMTVESIKPSPIVGLNVVETTTGIIYITDDGKYLLQGPIYDMSGKTPVNISNQPLMKKVEALKNEMIYFKAPQEKYVVTIFTDISCGYCKKLHETVGELNSKGVTVRYLAYPRQGAQSDVGKKMASIWCNGLPQNALTQAFKGEEVAMIDSCKIDLSKHMNVGNLFKVTGTPAIILPNGQMLPGFLKPDALIQLLDEK, via the coding sequence ATGAAACGCAAATTGCTATTACTGGCGGCTGCTTGTTTTGCTGCAATTACCGCGAGCGCATACAGTGCAACGGAAGAAAAAGTCATTCGCGACACATTGGCAAAATATGATATGACAGTGGAGTCAATTAAACCTTCACCTATCGTTGGGCTAAATGTGGTCGAAACAACGACGGGTATCATCTACATCACTGATGATGGTAAGTATTTACTTCAGGGGCCAATTTACGATATGAGTGGAAAAACCCCCGTGAATATTAGTAATCAACCGCTAATGAAAAAGGTTGAAGCGCTAAAAAATGAAATGATTTATTTCAAAGCACCACAAGAAAAATACGTGGTCACTATCTTCACCGATATTAGTTGCGGATATTGTAAAAAGCTCCATGAAACCGTTGGTGAACTTAATAGTAAAGGTGTGACGGTGCGCTACCTTGCTTACCCTCGTCAAGGTGCCCAAAGTGATGTGGGTAAAAAAATGGCGTCTATTTGGTGTAATGGCTTACCACAAAATGCGTTAACACAAGCGTTTAAAGGTGAAGAAGTCGCTATGATCGATAGCTGCAAAATTGATTTAAGCAAGCATATGAATGTCGGTAATTTATTTAAAGTGACAGGTACTCCTGCAATTATTTTACCTAATGGTCAAATGCTACCCGGTTTTCTAAAACCGGATGCCCTTATTCAATTACTCGATGAAAAATAG
- the lysS gene encoding lysine--tRNA ligase: MSQEQQGAEQAPDLNNELKTRKEKLAALREKGIPFPNDFRREDLSDKIHAQYGEKSSEELEDLNIEVSIAGRMMTRRIMGKASFATLQDVGGRIQIYVSRDDLAEGVYNEQFKKWDLGDILGAKGRLFKTKTGELTVHCHEVRLLTKALRPLPDKFHGLSDQETRYRQRYLDLIANDESRNTFIVRSKILAEVRNFMVGRHFMEVETPMMQVIPGGASARPFITHHNALDIDMYLRIAPELYLKRLVVGGFERVFEINRNFRNEGLSPRHNPEFTMMELYMAYADYRDLIELTEDLFRTLTQKVLGNTVVQYGDQQFDFGQPFTKLTMKQAICKYRPETNVADLDDMDKAVAIAKSLGIKIEKSWGLGRVQCEIFEEVAESHLIQPTFITEYPAEVSPLARRNDDNPFITDRFEFFIGGREIGNGFSELNDAEDQAERFAEQVRQKDEGDDEAMFYDEDYVTALEHGLPPTAGLGIGIDRMVMLFTNSHTIRDVILFPALRPTK, translated from the coding sequence ATGTCTCAAGAGCAACAGGGTGCAGAACAAGCTCCCGATTTGAATAACGAACTGAAAACCCGTAAAGAAAAACTCGCGGCGTTGCGTGAAAAAGGAATTCCATTTCCAAATGATTTTCGTCGTGAAGATCTTTCTGACAAAATTCATGCACAGTATGGTGAAAAGTCATCAGAAGAATTGGAAGACTTAAACATTGAAGTCTCTATTGCGGGTCGTATGATGACTCGTCGTATCATGGGTAAAGCCTCATTTGCAACATTGCAAGATGTCGGCGGGCGTATTCAAATCTACGTATCTCGTGATGATTTAGCCGAAGGCGTTTATAACGAACAGTTCAAGAAATGGGACTTAGGTGACATTTTAGGTGCCAAAGGTCGTTTATTTAAAACGAAAACAGGCGAACTGACGGTTCATTGCCATGAAGTTCGTTTATTAACTAAAGCCTTGCGCCCGCTACCAGACAAATTCCACGGTTTATCAGACCAAGAAACACGTTATCGCCAGCGTTATTTGGATTTAATTGCAAATGATGAATCACGTAATACATTCATTGTACGCTCTAAAATCTTGGCTGAAGTGCGTAATTTCATGGTTGGTCGTCATTTTATGGAAGTTGAAACCCCAATGATGCAAGTCATTCCTGGTGGTGCATCAGCGCGTCCATTTATTACGCACCATAATGCATTAGATATCGATATGTATTTACGTATCGCACCAGAATTGTACTTAAAACGATTAGTGGTCGGTGGCTTCGAACGCGTTTTCGAAATTAACCGTAACTTCCGTAATGAAGGATTATCGCCTCGTCATAACCCTGAGTTCACCATGATGGAACTCTATATGGCGTATGCAGATTACCGTGACTTGATTGAATTAACGGAAGATTTATTCCGTACACTGACACAAAAAGTGTTAGGTAATACGGTCGTTCAGTATGGTGATCAACAGTTTGATTTTGGTCAGCCATTCACTAAATTGACCATGAAGCAAGCTATCTGCAAATATCGTCCAGAAACTAACGTGGCTGACTTAGACGATATGGATAAAGCCGTTGCGATTGCAAAATCATTAGGTATTAAGATTGAGAAAAGTTGGGGCTTAGGTCGTGTTCAATGCGAAATCTTCGAAGAAGTCGCTGAAAGCCACTTAATTCAACCAACATTCATTACAGAATACCCTGCTGAAGTTTCACCTTTAGCACGCCGTAATGATGACAATCCATTTATCACTGACCGTTTTGAGTTCTTCATTGGTGGTCGCGAAATTGGTAATGGCTTCTCAGAATTAAATGATGCAGAAGACCAAGCAGAACGTTTTGCTGAGCAAGTTCGTCAAAAAGACGAAGGTGACGATGAAGCAATGTTCTATGACGAAGACTATGTGACGGCCTTAGAGCATGGTTTACCGCCAACAGCGGGTCTTGGTATTGGTATTGACCGTATGGTGATGTTATTCACTAACAGTCATACCATTCGTGACGTTATTTTATTCCCGGCATTGCGCCCAACAAAATAA